TTAAGGAAGTGATGAAACTGGTTTGGAGATTTTGCATGTGAATTCTTGGAAGAGTTTTTTaactactttctctctctctctgtctcttatGTAAACATTCAACATCATTcaaataatacatataataaataacatatattatcATGCAGTATTTGTTGATCTACTTCTTTGTTTACCCTTGATTTCACAGTTTCAAGCCTGTAAAGTGATCCACAagttacaacaacaacaacaagaacaatttttttttttgtaaatttcattttagtttacCTTAAAAAGGTAATGAAGCTTTTTGCTTGTAAATGACCCAGTTCAGAAGTAAGCAGACGCAAGTGGTCAGGCCCTCTAGGGATGAGGATCGAAGGGAACACTTAAATTATATAGCTGGTCATGTGGATTATATGAAAGAAGCGTGTAAGAGAAGTAAAGAGATTATACAAGGGCTTGTTAAGAGAGGTGTTGTTGTGGTGGCTTTTGCTTCGTATGGGAAGAAAGAAGCCTGTTTTGGAGTTGTAAGAGACTGACATTGCGGATGAAGAGATAAGCTAGAGAAAGAGGAGGTTGTGGCGTGTGTCTCAAGATTTTATCTCAGAATGGGAAATTTAAGAACCGTTCGACATAAAGAGTAGTAACTCATGAGTTGAAAGAATCAAGTGTGTAAGTGTTCTTGATTAGTTTCTTTTCTTGACAGAGTTGGTTAGATGAGCACAAGAACCTTGCTGGTGTTGCTAATAGATTTGAAACCGGTTTAAACTGAATCTTGCATCAGTTCTTAAGCTGAATGTGAGTGTGATTTTAGGTATTTATCTCTGCTTTTAGACGGGCGTGTAAGAGGAAGTGGTGTGGGTTATCCTCCAAGGCAAGCCTTCGTTGCACGGCTTCCTCCGGTTAAGGGAATCGGAACCGGTCTTCTTAACGGTATGGATGCTAGTGTGTAAATACGTTAAGTggttaaaaaatgaaattttttttgcctCAAAATTATTTGCATTTTTGTGgtaatttaatttgaaaacgTTTTTGAACCGATATGATTAAGATTTACACATGAGTAGAGAGAGGATATAAGAATTTAGAAATTGAGAGAAATAATGGTAAATGTTTTGGTACATACGGTTCTGGTCAAGCTACAAACAGATAAGACCGGTATGAAGATTAAACCAAATACACACACTTCTTTTTAGGTCTCTCTTTAATTTTAAGCTTTAACTTCTTCAATCTCGTCCAGTGCATAGTTGTTGGTCGATATGTTCGCGTAATTCACTTTCGCAAATCGGACCACAACAGGGTACCGGGTCTTGGGGTCCTGCACATTTGTCACCCGGGTCAAGAAAATTATACAAAACCTGCCTAATGATATGCATACGTGACTCATAAATCGTTACATACCTACCTAATGATATGCATAAGTGAATCGAATCATAGATCGCTAATTAGAGACTAAATGTGTTTACCTGATCAACGGCCACAACCGATCCAACGCTCTTGAACCAGTAGGATTCTCTCCTTAGAATCTTGACCTACGAACCCCAACAGTTTATGATATTAAACTAAGATGAAATATTGTTATGAAATATACATTGAAAATGAGATGGACTCTAATAATTATATGAAAACGtagattaatttattaaataccAATTGATTTCACTACGAAACCCGTAAAATTTCATAGAATGTGGTAACATTTTTCCCTATTGAATTATGAAGTCACTCAAATAAAATTCGTTCATAGGCATATAGAACCTATCGATCGATTCGATATGAAAAGTTTGGTGTATGCGTGCGTATGTTATTAGTATTATACAAGATGGTTTAGATTAGCTGACCTTGGCACCTCTCTTTGGGCCAATAGGAGGCGGCTTGGGTTTGGTGGCAGCGGCTGCAGCCGGCGCAGCGGTAGTTGCCGGAGCACCTTCCGGCGCAGCTGGTTCTGGAGCCGCCTCATCGGCTGCTCTGACTACGAGCCTAGAGCCGGCGTTTCTCATCGGTAAGAAAGAGACGGAGTTCCTGGACGACGAAGCGCCAGCGGCCGCCGTGACGTTGGCCGGCAAAAGAAACACCGAAGATGCTGACATCATCGCCATCtgtagagttttttttgttgcttcTTATTGTTTCTTCCGACAAGAAAGAGTGAGTTCTTGATTCGTATTATGTTGGAAAGGCTAAGAAAAGAGGGAGTGGTGGTGGTGTTTTGGATTAAACGAATCGTTTCCCTCCACTTGATATCAGCCACGTGTCATTACATATCGGTTCTTCAGGATAATGTGATGACATGTAATTTTGATACTTTTCATCTTTTGTTTGTTTCCCCCGATCAAggaatgaaaaattaaaaaggaatCATGTGAGGGAAAAAAAGATTTTGGGTCTGATTGGTAATTActgtaactttaaaatttttgctgtagaaaaaaatctttaaactttttgctgtggctttagattttattgctgtagaattttatggaaagcacTAAAAAAATTGCTTTAGATATTTAGCTCTGCAGAGCACTTatacagctgtaggttatttcaagagttgtggtttcaaaaaaaaaatttaaagcttgattgctctgaatttggtgctttagaaataaataggactgtggacagcacctacagcaactaccaatcaccccctatATGTGTGAGTTGTAACTTAATCcataagcattttttttttgcaattattTATATAGTCGGAAGATATCATgaataaaatcacaaaaaatcaGTACTATTTTTATCCTTTGTGAAATAAAAATAGACAATTATCTCAgatagtttttattaaatttttgtcacaaaaatagcactcaagaaaaaaaaatgatcaaaatagttttttttttaattttaaaaatttaatatttattttttatttttaaaatttgaaatcttatcacGAGAACCTCattccttaactctaaactctaagtctagattagttaactttatttttatcctttaataaaacttattttggtcattttcttcattcattgaatactatttttgtgacaaaaacttttaaaaaaaattatcgataaaaatacacaaataaTCGCTACTATTGTTTTACCAAAAGAAAAGTACACTCTTAACtattaaatgttttctttttcgaTTACTAATCAGAACTTTTGTATACGTTATCTTCTAATTGTTTTATCAAACACACATATATCTCACATTTATTTACTTAAAactaacttttaattattttatttttataagaaatgaaagtaaaaatgtttaatagtttCTTTGTCAATAAGACTATCTTAATCTAAACACAATATACAAATCTAAATTCTGAATTTAGTGTTTAGAGAGAGATGGATGTTTATTGAGAGAGAAGTAAAAAGtttcttttattaaatttgatgaATGATTtacaaatgaaatattttactatttttatatagaatAAATTGCTTCACGCTTATTACATTCTTTTAACTATTACACTAGGACATTTTCTGCGTTAAAACacagtttatattttttgattacATTTACAAATTGACAATtccttgcaaaaaaaaaaataataatttgtaaatGTAAATAGATCAAAACATTCAACCCACAAAACATTTAAGTTCCtgtttttgaatataaataagGTATTTTAGGAAACtgtttttaattgtttaataatattGCTAAAATTTCCTAGATTATTGAACTTATTGTGAAAATTTGgcattcaaaatatattatgataagAACTTTAAATACACAATGGATATTCTTTTTCAAAAGTTTGGCTGGAAAGTTCTGTTTTATTAAATACcttttgataatttataaaatcattatgcGATTATTTATATTGAGCGGacaatatattcatataaaattcaATTCTTAGGAAAACAATAGGAAATGATCTAACATACTATAACATGGTTATTTAGAATAAACCtattatgcacatgtaaaaATTATACATAGGAAATTAGTATAGGAAACATTTGTTcatgttgttataaaaaaaaactggtattttattatatcgtaggaatttaaataagggcaaaattttatatccGTACGAATAAGATAACACTCATAAGAAGAGAGGATGTGTTATTAGAAGGAAAAGGATGGTGTGTTTtccgatcgtttatatagaaatgAAAAAGTGAAGTTACTGTGCACGCATAGTGACAGTGGGCTCCACAACGTTTATAATGTCAAAAGTTTCGGCCGTAAATATTGACGTTCGATTCTTTTTACGTTTATAACACTCCTCCTTGGAGACCAGTGTCACTATCGCTTCTTGCTTAACGTCTATGTTgtctcgttaaaaacctttctaggaaaacccaatggaaaaaaccatagtaaggtaaaaagagtacaactacgtaagctccccctcgaatgagcagtcatagacccttctgatgacgcattccaatgttacgaacatgttttctgaatatcgaagtcggaagtgattttgtgaagaggtcagatgcattgtcgcatgattggacatatcttacttcaatctctttcttttttacgagctcttgagtgtatgagaagaacttcagatgaatatgcttcgttctatcaCTTTTAATATATccgtcctttgtttgagcaacacatgctgcattatcttcatatagaatagttggctccgtattttcgccaatcccgctgcttgaacagatgtgtcggctcattgatctcagccatacacattctctgcttgcttcatggagtgcaatgatctcagcatgatttgaagaagtagccacgagcgtttgtttctgagaacgccaagatatagcagtgcctccgatcgtaaaaatGTATcatgtttgcgatcgggctttgtgtggatctgaaagatatcctgcatctgcaaaaccaaccatttgaccttttgaacttttaggataaaacaagcctaaatcaatggtcccttggaggtaacgaaaaacatgtttaatcccattccaatgtcttcgagttggagatgagctgaatcttgccaaaagattcacagcaaatgatatatcaggccgtgtacaatttgcaaggtacatcagcgctccaattgcacttccggaccaagtatctcttctttctccccaggtggtcgaaatggatcactttcaatattaagtgacctaacgaccatcggggtgctaagaggagttgatttatccatgttaaatcgttccaacactcttttagtgtatgtggattgatgcacaaatataccattttgtgaatgttctatttgtaggccaagacaatactgtgtctgtcctaggtctttcatctcaaattctcctttgagatagcctgatgccttttgtatttccttttgagttccgatgatgttaagatcatcaacatataccgcgattattacaaatccggatattgttttcttgatgaaaacacatgggcatatagggtCATTCGCATATCCTTCTTTTAttaaatgatcactgagacgattataccacatacgtccagattgctttaacccatataatgatctttgcaattttattgcacataactctttaggtttggaacttaatgcttctggcattttaaatccatgaggaactttcatgtagatatcagtatctaatgatccatatagataagctgtaacaacatccatgagacgcatctcaagatttttatcagcggctagactcatcaggaatctaaatgtgatcgcatccattacaggagaatatgtttcctcataatcaataccaggtctttgagaaaatccttgggctacaaggcgagctttataccttgtaatctcatttttctcatttcgttttcgaacgaaaatccatctgtacccaactggtctcacatcttcaggtgtgagtacaatagatccaaacacttttcgtttgttaagcgaatcaagttcgatttgtattgcttctttccatttattccaatcatgtctcttttgacattcatatatggatttcggttctggatcatcggtatCTTCATTTACCTCATTTGACATAAGATATGAGAAAACATCACCAATGTCATCATTTTCATTCCttttccatatccttttattatggatgtaattaatagaaatctcatgattatctttcgattcatgatgctctgattcatcagagtccttatcatttatttcttccaaaatattttctgctattttgggtgcatcatatatttcagctttcttctgtttcctaggatttttatccttagaaccaacaggtctaccacgcttcaggcgtgtttttggctctcgtgtgtcatcctccttttcttgttcatttggcattttgatacgagcaggagcatttgcagctggtatatgagatttagttaccgtcttggtatctgcaaatgcatcaggtagctggttagctatactctgtaaatgcataattcgtcgaacttctagttctgactctttagtaggaggatcaagatataacaatgatggtacactccattttatatcacttccaacatttttgttttctccccctagaactgggaatacattttcgtcaaaatgacaatcagcaaaacgtgctgtaaagacgtcaccagtctgtggttctaggtatcttataattgatggagagtcacaaccaacatatattctcaaccttctttgtggtcccatctttgttcgttgtggtggtgctacaggcacatatactgcacaaccaaagattcttaaATGGGAAatatttggttctcgaccaaacgctaattgtagtggggaatacttgtggtatgcactcggtctgattcGAATGAGTGTTTCTGcgtgcaaaatagcatgtccccatacagaggttggaagttttgatctcatgatcaatggtcttgcaatcagttgcagacgcttaattaaagattcagccaaaccattttgcgtatgaacatgagccacataatgttcaacttcaattcccgttaccatacaataatcattaaatgcttgggatgtgaattcaccagcgttgtctaatctaacttttttaatattataatcagGGAACTGTGTCCgcaatttgattatctgagttagaaatctcgcaaatgccatgtttcgagatgataatagacaaacgtgtgaccatctactggatgcgtcaattaataccataaaatagtggaatggtccacatggtggatgtatcggtccacatatatcaccttgaattctttcaaggaactttggtgattctttatcgattttggttggcgatggccttacgatcaattctcctagagaacatgcaacacatgtcattttattcccttgagaaatctcttggattttcagtgaatgaccatgtgagctctCTATGATTCTACGCATCATTGTGGTGCCCGGGTGACcga
The window above is part of the Brassica napus cultivar Da-Ae chromosome C8, Da-Ae, whole genome shotgun sequence genome. Proteins encoded here:
- the LOC106415371 gene encoding photosystem I reaction center subunit IV A, chloroplastic, with product MAMMSASSVFLLPANVTAAAGASSSRNSVSFLPMRNAGSRLVVRAADEAAPEPAAPEGAPATTAAPAAAAATKPKPPPIGPKRGAKVKILRRESYWFKSVGSVVAVDQDPKTRYPVVVRFAKVNYANISTNNYALDEIEEVKA